The following coding sequences lie in one Heyndrickxia oleronia genomic window:
- a CDS encoding Leu/Phe/Val dehydrogenase, whose amino-acid sequence MDFFTKMNEHEQVIICNDPKTGLKAIIAIHNTTLGPATGGCRMYPYQTFEHALNDALRLSKGMTYKCAAADVDFGGGKTVIIGDPAKDKTPELFRSLGQYIDSLNGRYYTGTDMGTTPEDFVHAMKETNCIVGIPEEYGGSGDSSVPTAQGVVYGLKATNQVLFGSNDIGEKTYAIQGLGKVGFKVAETLLEEGASLYVTDINSDAIQQLLHRAQEIGNNQIKVVQGNDIYGVDADVFVPCALGGIINDDTIDVLKVKAVVGSANNQLLEDHHGDILKQKNIVYAPDYIVNAGGLIQVSDELYGPNKKRVMNKTKAIYNSLIEVYRHSEEKGISTVDAANHFCEERMEARKHRNSFFSHHKRPKWEIRH is encoded by the coding sequence ATGGACTTTTTTACTAAAATGAATGAGCATGAACAAGTGATTATCTGTAATGATCCGAAAACCGGATTAAAAGCCATTATTGCTATACATAATACGACCCTTGGCCCTGCAACTGGGGGCTGTCGAATGTATCCGTATCAAACATTCGAGCATGCATTAAATGATGCGCTAAGACTTTCCAAAGGAATGACTTATAAATGTGCTGCTGCTGATGTTGATTTTGGTGGGGGAAAAACCGTCATTATCGGGGATCCAGCAAAGGATAAAACTCCTGAATTATTTCGTTCATTAGGACAATATATTGATTCCTTAAATGGTCGCTATTACACGGGAACTGATATGGGAACCACCCCAGAGGACTTCGTCCATGCGATGAAAGAAACAAATTGCATTGTAGGTATTCCTGAAGAATATGGCGGTAGTGGCGATTCTTCAGTCCCAACGGCACAAGGTGTTGTTTATGGATTAAAAGCGACCAATCAAGTCTTGTTTGGTTCAAATGACATTGGTGAAAAAACATATGCCATTCAAGGACTTGGTAAAGTCGGATTTAAGGTGGCAGAAACCTTACTTGAGGAGGGGGCTTCACTTTATGTGACAGATATTAATTCAGACGCTATTCAGCAATTATTACATCGTGCTCAGGAAATTGGAAACAACCAAATAAAAGTCGTTCAAGGAAACGATATTTATGGTGTAGATGCAGATGTATTTGTCCCATGTGCACTTGGGGGAATTATTAATGATGATACGATCGATGTATTAAAAGTAAAAGCAGTAGTTGGATCTGCAAATAATCAGCTCCTTGAAGACCATCATGGCGATATCCTAAAGCAAAAGAATATTGTATATGCGCCAGATTATATTGTAAATGCAGGAGGACTCATTCAAGTATCAGATGAATTATATGGTCCAAATAAAAAGCGTGTGATGAATAAAACAAAAGCTATTTATAATTCTTTGATTGAGGTGTATCGCCACTCTGAGGAAAAAGGCATTTCAACTGTGGATGCAGCAAACCATTTTTGTGAGGAAAGAATGGAGGCAAGAAAACATCGAAATAGCTTCTTCTCACATCATAAACGTCCAAAATGGGAAATTAGACATTAA
- a CDS encoding thioesterase family protein — MKAGMEVGQTATIEFEVTPDMFAGFEGNVVHRAYSTVSMVYHMEWASRQIILPFLEEHEEGMGGAVSIKHIAPTTDGTKVRVKATLTEIKNNIVITRTEAWNEKGLIGHGEVKQAILPKEKIIQMIADSKQDKE; from the coding sequence ATGAAGGCTGGAATGGAAGTAGGCCAGACGGCAACCATTGAATTCGAGGTGACACCAGATATGTTTGCTGGATTTGAGGGTAATGTCGTTCATCGAGCATATTCAACGGTCTCAATGGTTTACCATATGGAATGGGCTTCAAGGCAAATCATCCTTCCCTTTCTGGAGGAGCATGAGGAAGGGATGGGGGGAGCGGTAAGTATCAAGCATATCGCTCCTACAACAGATGGAACAAAGGTTAGGGTAAAAGCAACATTGACCGAAATAAAAAATAATATAGTGATCACACGAACAGAAGCTTGGAATGAAAAAGGTTTGATTGGTCATGGGGAGGTCAAACAAGCAATTTTGCCAAAGGAAAAAATTATTCAAATGATCGCTGATTCAAAACAGGATAAGGAATAA
- a CDS encoding ABC transporter ATP-binding protein: MLRLEQINKVFNEATPDEKVALDQINLTLEKGDFVTVIGSNGAGKSTLMNMISGVLTPDIGTVKIDDKDVTRLPEYKRSKLIGRVFQDPMAGTAPTMTIEENLAMAYSRNKSRSLRKGVDKKRREFFKESLKSLHLNLENRLNAKVGLLSGGERQALSLLMATFTQPSILLLDEHTAALDPSRAKLITDLTKELVKKDQLTTLMVTHNMQQALDLGNRLIMMDKGQIILEVREEEKKDLTIEQLLKEFQKIRGESIISDRTLLSID, encoded by the coding sequence TTGCTCCGCCTAGAACAGATTAATAAGGTTTTTAATGAAGCAACTCCAGATGAAAAAGTCGCGTTAGATCAAATTAATTTAACCTTAGAAAAAGGGGATTTTGTCACTGTTATTGGGAGTAATGGTGCGGGTAAATCAACCTTAATGAATATGATTTCTGGTGTGCTAACTCCTGATATAGGAACGGTGAAAATTGATGATAAAGATGTGACGAGATTACCAGAATACAAGCGCTCAAAACTAATTGGTCGAGTATTCCAAGATCCGATGGCTGGAACAGCACCAACGATGACGATTGAGGAAAATCTTGCCATGGCTTATTCGCGAAACAAATCACGTTCGCTTAGAAAAGGAGTTGATAAAAAAAGAAGGGAGTTTTTTAAAGAATCATTAAAATCTTTGCATCTTAATTTAGAGAACCGCCTAAATGCGAAGGTTGGACTTTTATCTGGGGGAGAACGTCAAGCTCTATCTTTATTAATGGCGACGTTTACTCAGCCTTCTATTCTACTTTTAGATGAACATACGGCTGCCCTTGATCCTTCACGTGCAAAATTAATCACAGATCTTACGAAGGAATTAGTAAAAAAGGATCAATTGACCACGCTAATGGTTACCCATAATATGCAACAGGCCCTTGATCTAGGGAATCGCTTAATCATGATGGATAAAGGGCAAATCATTCTTGAAGTAAGGGAGGAGGAGAAAAAGGACTTGACCATCGAACAATTATTAAAGGAATTCCAGAAAATTCGTGGTGAAAGTATCATAAGTGACAGAACACTTTTATCAATCGATTAA
- a CDS encoding ABC transporter permease, with amino-acid sequence MFGSIFGSVEQGIIYAIMALGVYLSFRVLDFPDLTVDGSFVTGSSVAATMIVLGYNPILATIAAVVAGFIAGCITGILHTKGKINPLLSGILMMIALYSINLRIMGMSSETSVGRPNIPLLNSETIMTKFTQFWQQLGIDQWLNQLLSYTGIQYLPKTWGIVVLMIIVTFIIKWILDRFLQTEVGLALRATGDNQRMIRSFSANTDSLIILGLGISNAFVALSGALIAQYGKFSDVNLGIGMIIIGLASVIIGEAIFGTKTVFRTTLAVIIGAIIYRVILGLALRIKILDTGDMKLITAIIVTLALVIPKILERQREKRRKARRFSERFTHTAGKKEGDQIAPPRTD; translated from the coding sequence ATATTTGGTTCAATATTTGGTTCAGTGGAGCAAGGAATCATCTATGCCATCATGGCACTTGGAGTGTATCTTTCATTCCGAGTGCTTGATTTTCCAGACCTAACGGTAGATGGAAGCTTTGTTACAGGAAGTTCTGTGGCAGCAACGATGATTGTTTTAGGTTACAATCCAATTCTCGCAACCATCGCTGCCGTTGTTGCAGGGTTTATTGCAGGATGCATCACAGGAATTTTACATACAAAGGGTAAAATTAATCCATTATTGTCTGGAATCTTGATGATGATTGCTCTCTATTCTATCAATCTACGAATAATGGGAATGTCTTCAGAAACATCTGTAGGTAGACCAAATATCCCCTTATTAAATTCAGAAACAATTATGACAAAGTTTACGCAATTTTGGCAGCAGCTAGGGATCGACCAGTGGTTAAATCAACTGCTTAGTTATACTGGTATTCAATACTTGCCGAAAACCTGGGGAATCGTAGTATTGATGATTATTGTTACTTTTATTATTAAATGGATTCTTGATCGTTTTTTACAAACAGAAGTTGGCCTTGCATTAAGGGCAACTGGTGATAATCAGCGAATGATCAGAAGCTTTTCAGCGAATACCGATTCTTTAATCATTCTTGGATTGGGGATATCGAATGCATTCGTTGCTTTATCTGGTGCTCTTATTGCCCAGTATGGGAAATTTTCTGATGTTAATTTAGGGATTGGGATGATTATTATCGGTCTTGCTTCCGTTATTATTGGTGAAGCAATATTTGGAACAAAGACCGTTTTTCGAACGACTTTAGCCGTTATTATTGGGGCCATTATCTATCGGGTCATTCTCGGATTAGCTCTAAGAATCAAAATACTCGATACAGGGGACATGAAATTAATTACCGCCATTATTGTTACGCTTGCCTTAGTAATCCCTAAAATTCTTGAAAGACAAAGAGAAAAGCGACGTAAGGCAAGGAGATTTTCAGAGCGGTTCACGCATACTGCTGGAAAAAAGGAGGGAGATCAAATTGCTCCGCCTAGAACAGATTAA
- a CDS encoding ABC transporter substrate-binding protein, whose amino-acid sequence MKISWKKSAMILFSAFLLASCGAQGEKKSTGGEGASGDSEKTEKTYKIGVTQYVEHPSLDAAFEGFKKAIEESGLKVEYDTQNAQADNSLNTTIANNLVSSNVDLIFANATPSAQAVASATKDIPIIFTSVTDPVGAELITSMDQPGANVTGTIDTHPDAIPNTLKFMKEQLNMKKIGMVFNSGEQNSRAQVDIVKKLAEEQGVKIEEAPVATSADVKQATESLVGKVDGYYIITDNTVVSALESVISVANDNKLPVMVGEFDSVKRGGLGAYGFEYFDIGYEAGQMAVKILKDGKKPSELPAQPPQNLKLVINKKAAEAAGIEIKDEWGAEFSE is encoded by the coding sequence ATGAAAATTAGTTGGAAAAAGAGTGCGATGATTTTGTTCAGTGCCTTTTTATTAGCTTCCTGCGGTGCTCAAGGTGAAAAGAAATCGACCGGTGGGGAAGGAGCAAGTGGAGATTCCGAAAAAACAGAGAAAACGTATAAAATTGGTGTAACCCAATATGTCGAGCATCCTTCATTAGATGCAGCATTTGAAGGCTTTAAAAAGGCAATTGAAGAATCAGGATTAAAAGTTGAGTATGATACACAAAATGCTCAAGCAGATAATAGCTTGAACACAACCATTGCAAATAATTTAGTAAGCTCCAATGTTGATCTCATCTTTGCTAATGCAACGCCAAGTGCCCAGGCAGTAGCAAGTGCCACAAAAGATATTCCTATCATTTTTACTTCAGTGACAGACCCAGTAGGTGCTGAGCTAATTACATCTATGGATCAGCCTGGCGCAAATGTTACAGGAACGATTGATACCCATCCAGATGCAATTCCAAACACACTAAAGTTTATGAAAGAACAACTAAATATGAAAAAAATCGGCATGGTCTTCAATTCCGGTGAACAAAATTCACGTGCCCAAGTAGATATCGTTAAAAAACTGGCCGAAGAACAAGGTGTAAAGATTGAAGAAGCTCCAGTTGCGACCTCAGCAGATGTAAAGCAAGCAACAGAATCATTAGTAGGAAAAGTTGATGGCTACTATATTATAACAGATAACACGGTTGTATCTGCCTTAGAATCCGTCATCTCTGTAGCAAATGATAATAAGCTACCTGTTATGGTCGGCGAATTTGACAGTGTCAAACGTGGTGGACTAGGTGCATACGGCTTTGAATATTTCGATATTGGCTATGAAGCCGGGCAAATGGCTGTGAAAATCTTAAAGGATGGAAAGAAACCATCAGAACTACCGGCACAGCCACCGCAAAATTTAAAACTAGTCATTAATAAAAAAGCGGCAGAAGCAGCTGGCATCGAAATCAAGGATGAGTGGGGCGCGGAATTTAGCGAGTAA
- a CDS encoding NAD(P)H-dependent flavin oxidoreductase: MNRLTKKLGIELPVIQGGMGNISNAELAAAISNAGGLGTIGVGTMNPDEVEKLIHRIQHLTKKPFALNLPINVNPNIREMLELVWKYSIPIISLSAGNPAPYIPLLHEHNVMVMVVTGSVKHAVKAEQAGADVIVAEGYEAAGINSPFETTTLTLIPQVVDAVTIPVVAAGGIADGRGLLAALSLGAEGVQMGTRFIATKEAPFSNKYKRKIIEAEDHSTFIIGRNHGKIRRVLKGDYAINLSNTETELSDDQFIEATSEKYHLIGALEGDENHGFMNSGQIAGLIHHEPTVAELLEEMMDDCRKRLKNIGNLLED; encoded by the coding sequence ATGAATCGACTAACAAAAAAACTGGGAATCGAACTTCCAGTCATTCAAGGCGGAATGGGCAATATTAGTAATGCTGAGCTAGCTGCGGCGATTTCAAATGCGGGTGGTTTGGGCACCATTGGTGTAGGAACAATGAATCCAGATGAAGTAGAAAAACTGATTCATAGAATCCAACACTTAACAAAGAAGCCATTTGCTTTGAATCTCCCTATTAACGTGAATCCAAATATACGGGAAATGCTAGAGCTAGTCTGGAAATATTCAATACCGATTATTTCTTTATCTGCAGGAAATCCGGCTCCCTACATCCCATTATTGCATGAACATAATGTGATGGTGATGGTAGTAACGGGATCTGTCAAGCATGCGGTAAAGGCAGAACAAGCGGGAGCAGATGTCATTGTTGCAGAAGGGTATGAGGCAGCAGGAATCAATTCACCATTTGAAACAACCACCCTAACACTGATCCCCCAAGTGGTAGACGCTGTAACCATTCCTGTCGTTGCTGCAGGAGGAATTGCTGATGGTCGCGGATTACTTGCTGCTTTATCCCTTGGTGCTGAAGGTGTACAAATGGGGACCCGATTTATAGCGACAAAGGAAGCTCCTTTTTCTAACAAGTATAAACGCAAGATTATCGAAGCAGAGGATCATAGTACTTTTATCATTGGTCGTAATCACGGGAAGATACGAAGAGTATTAAAAGGGGATTATGCTATAAACCTATCGAATACGGAAACTGAACTTTCAGATGACCAATTCATTGAGGCAACAAGTGAAAAGTATCATCTAATTGGAGCCCTTGAAGGTGATGAGAATCATGGTTTTATGAATAGCGGACAAATTGCTGGGCTGATTCATCATGAACCTACAGTGGCTGAACTCCTTGAAGAAATGATGGATGATTGTCGAAAAAGATTGAAAAACATAGGAAATCTACTGGAGGATTAA
- the paaX gene encoding phenylacetic acid degradation operon negative regulatory protein PaaX: MKGNLNTRSMIFTIFGDYIRHYGNEIWIGSLIQLLKEFGHNEQSVRAAMSRMNKQGWVEARKIGNKSYYYLTPRGDDRMDEAATRIYKLKQEKWNGKWTMLTYSIPEDKRSIRDELRKELVWSGFGPIANSCWISPNPLIKQVHTLVDKYDISNYVHVFITEYKGPHENQRLIQECWDIEEINAQYKRFIDRYHPKYETVKKRIQTGNMSPADCFVERTKLVHEYRKFLFIDPGLPEELLPKKWLGNQAALLFSDYHKELAVPAGQFFESIFKKENQLHRKNKSFDILQHPLILEESGERL; encoded by the coding sequence ATGAAGGGCAACTTGAATACACGTTCAATGATCTTCACCATCTTTGGAGATTATATACGACATTATGGCAATGAAATATGGATAGGAAGCCTTATTCAATTACTAAAAGAATTTGGTCATAATGAGCAATCAGTTAGAGCAGCAATGTCAAGAATGAATAAACAGGGCTGGGTAGAGGCGCGAAAAATAGGCAATAAAAGCTATTATTATTTGACCCCTCGTGGTGACGATCGTATGGATGAGGCAGCCACCCGAATTTATAAATTAAAGCAAGAGAAATGGAATGGGAAATGGACGATGCTCACGTATTCGATTCCCGAAGATAAGCGCTCTATACGAGATGAGCTAAGAAAGGAACTCGTGTGGAGTGGCTTTGGACCAATCGCTAATAGCTGTTGGATTTCCCCGAACCCATTAATCAAACAGGTGCATACACTTGTTGATAAATATGACATTAGCAATTATGTACATGTATTTATAACGGAGTATAAAGGTCCCCATGAAAACCAAAGGCTAATCCAGGAATGCTGGGATATTGAGGAAATCAATGCCCAATATAAACGATTTATTGATCGTTATCACCCAAAATATGAGACGGTCAAAAAACGAATTCAAACTGGTAATATGTCCCCCGCTGATTGTTTCGTAGAACGGACAAAGCTTGTCCATGAATATCGAAAATTTTTATTTATCGATCCTGGTTTACCTGAAGAACTGCTTCCAAAAAAATGGCTAGGAAATCAAGCAGCATTGCTGTTTTCTGATTATCATAAGGAACTGGCTGTACCTGCAGGTCAATTTTTTGAATCCATCTTCAAAAAGGAAAATCAACTACATCGTAAAAATAAATCATTTGATATTTTACAGCATCCATTAATTCTAGAAGAATCGGGGGAACGCTTATGA
- a CDS encoding thiolase family protein: MDNVVIVDAVRTPIGRYKGALKNVRPDDLGAIVIKALIERNPLLPTSEIEEVVLGNANQAGEDNRNVARMATLLAGLPVETAATTINRLCGSGLDAVNYAARAIAMGEGEIYIAGGTESMTRAPLVTAKPNAEFPRGNMELFDTTIGWRFINPKLQEMYGTDSMPETAENVAKRFSITREEQDQFAFQSQMKAKKAMELGLFSEEIIPVSVVDRKGNVTIVDTDEHPRANTTLEGLAKLKPIFPEGTVTAGNASGINDGASALLLMSEKKAMQLGLTPLVKYKASAVAGLEPAVMGLGPIYATKKLLKRIGMTTKDIGLVEINEAFASQSLECIKQLELDPNIVNVNGGAIAFGHPLGASGARILTTLIYEMKRKRTEVGLATMCIGVGQGIATIIENI, encoded by the coding sequence ATGGATAATGTCGTGATTGTAGATGCGGTAAGAACGCCGATAGGTAGATATAAAGGAGCATTAAAAAATGTTAGACCAGATGATCTCGGCGCCATTGTAATAAAAGCATTAATAGAAAGAAACCCATTACTTCCCACCTCAGAAATTGAAGAGGTCGTTTTAGGGAATGCCAATCAAGCGGGGGAGGATAATCGCAATGTAGCAAGAATGGCGACCTTACTTGCGGGTTTACCAGTGGAGACCGCAGCAACGACCATTAATCGCCTCTGTGGATCGGGGCTTGATGCTGTAAATTATGCAGCCCGGGCGATCGCAATGGGCGAGGGTGAGATTTATATAGCTGGTGGGACAGAAAGTATGACTAGAGCTCCTCTTGTCACGGCAAAACCAAATGCTGAGTTTCCAAGAGGGAATATGGAATTATTCGATACAACCATTGGCTGGCGTTTTATCAATCCGAAATTGCAAGAAATGTATGGAACAGACTCCATGCCTGAAACGGCTGAAAATGTGGCAAAGCGATTTTCTATTACAAGAGAAGAGCAGGATCAATTTGCCTTTCAAAGTCAAATGAAGGCAAAAAAAGCAATGGAGCTCGGATTGTTTAGCGAGGAAATTATCCCTGTTTCGGTAGTGGATCGAAAGGGCAATGTGACCATTGTTGATACCGATGAACACCCGAGAGCAAATACCACGTTGGAAGGATTAGCAAAATTAAAGCCTATCTTTCCGGAAGGTACGGTAACTGCAGGAAATGCATCGGGAATTAATGATGGGGCTTCGGCTTTATTATTAATGAGTGAAAAAAAGGCAATGCAGCTCGGCTTAACCCCATTAGTAAAGTATAAAGCATCAGCTGTAGCTGGATTAGAACCGGCTGTTATGGGCTTAGGACCGATATATGCAACGAAAAAACTATTAAAGCGCATTGGTATGACAACAAAGGATATTGGTTTAGTGGAAATCAATGAAGCCTTTGCTTCCCAATCACTTGAATGTATAAAACAATTAGAGCTTGATCCTAATATAGTCAATGTAAACGGTGGTGCGATTGCATTTGGCCATCCATTAGGAGCTAGTGGTGCAAGAATTTTAACGACATTAATTTATGAAATGAAACGAAAAAGAACTGAGGTCGGTTTAGCAACAATGTGTATTGGTGTTGGCCAAGGCATTGCTACAATTATCGAGAATATCTGA
- a CDS encoding 3-hydroxyacyl-CoA dehydrogenase yields the protein MVQNIVVIGSGVMGRGIAYVAAVSGFSVQLCDINEQSLNSAKEEIAKIFNKGIERNKITEEEKNAAEERLHYTNNMDQSVSHADLIIEAVPEKIEIKKSIFEEIDRLAPAHCLFATNTSTMSPTEIGSFTNRPQKVIAMHFFNPVHKMPLVEIIKGLETDEHTVNVIQETARRMKKETVVVNEFPGFVTSRISALVGNEAFYMLQEGIGSPEDIDKAIKLGLNYPMGPFELGDLVGLDTRLNNLQYLHKTLGEKYRPAPLLVQYVKAGRLGRKTGKGVYDYTSRGDS from the coding sequence TTGGTACAAAATATTGTCGTAATCGGTTCAGGAGTGATGGGCAGAGGGATCGCCTATGTTGCAGCAGTATCAGGTTTTTCGGTTCAGTTATGTGATATCAATGAACAATCATTAAATTCAGCTAAAGAAGAAATCGCAAAAATATTTAATAAAGGGATAGAGCGCAATAAAATAACCGAGGAAGAAAAGAACGCGGCGGAGGAAAGGTTACATTATACAAATAATATGGATCAATCAGTTAGCCATGCCGATTTAATTATCGAGGCCGTTCCGGAAAAAATAGAAATAAAGAAAAGTATATTTGAAGAAATTGATCGATTGGCTCCAGCCCACTGTCTGTTCGCTACTAATACATCTACGATGAGCCCAACAGAAATAGGCTCTTTTACCAATCGACCACAAAAAGTCATCGCGATGCATTTTTTTAATCCGGTCCACAAGATGCCATTAGTGGAAATCATTAAAGGGCTTGAAACGGATGAGCATACCGTGAATGTCATTCAAGAGACCGCTAGAAGAATGAAAAAAGAAACAGTGGTGGTGAATGAGTTTCCAGGCTTCGTCACTAGTAGAATCAGTGCATTGGTAGGAAATGAGGCCTTTTATATGTTACAGGAGGGGATTGGATCACCGGAAGATATTGATAAAGCGATCAAATTAGGTCTGAACTATCCAATGGGTCCATTCGAATTGGGAGATTTAGTCGGATTGGATACAAGGTTAAATAATCTTCAATATCTACATAAAACATTAGGCGAAAAATATCGACCTGCTCCTCTTCTCGTACAATATGTAAAAGCTGGGCGATTGGGAAGAAAGACAGGAAAGGGTGTATATGATTACACATCTAGGGGTGATTCCTAA
- a CDS encoding enoyl-CoA hydratase-related protein: MYETIEFEVKNHVAWVTLNRPEKLNAFNEQMKIEIKESLKKAAADPDVRCIVITGNGRAFCSGQDLQSVNEDTDYGEHLRKYYNPMIQQMAAIEKPIIAAINGTAAGAGLSLALACDFRLAHEKSSFIEAFIHVGLVPDSGNMYYLPRIVGHAKALELAILGEKISAAEAKDIGLVTQVIPHDKWNEDVTAFAEKLAHMPTKAIGLIKRYFNQSWDSNLQEVLGKEAYAQKIAGSSYDHREGIAAFLEKRKPLFLGK; encoded by the coding sequence ATGTACGAAACGATTGAATTTGAAGTAAAAAATCATGTCGCATGGGTAACATTAAATCGGCCGGAAAAGCTGAATGCATTTAATGAACAGATGAAAATAGAGATAAAAGAGTCCTTAAAAAAGGCAGCTGCAGATCCAGATGTTCGTTGTATCGTCATTACTGGAAATGGAAGGGCATTTTGTTCGGGTCAGGATTTACAATCGGTCAATGAAGATACGGATTATGGAGAGCATTTAAGAAAATATTATAATCCGATGATTCAACAAATGGCGGCCATTGAAAAACCAATTATTGCGGCAATTAATGGCACTGCTGCCGGAGCAGGTCTAAGTCTTGCGCTTGCCTGCGATTTTCGACTAGCACATGAAAAATCAAGCTTTATCGAAGCCTTTATTCACGTAGGATTAGTTCCTGACTCAGGAAACATGTACTATCTCCCGAGAATTGTTGGCCATGCAAAAGCATTAGAATTGGCTATATTAGGAGAGAAGATTTCCGCAGCAGAAGCGAAGGATATAGGCTTGGTCACACAGGTCATCCCTCATGATAAGTGGAATGAAGATGTGACAGCCTTTGCTGAAAAATTAGCTCATATGCCAACAAAGGCAATCGGCTTAATAAAACGCTATTTTAATCAAAGCTGGGATTCTAATTTGCAGGAAGTATTAGGAAAAGAAGCATATGCACAAAAAATAGCAGGCAGCTCATATGATCACCGAGAGGGAATAGCCGCATTCTTAGAAAAAAGGAAACCTCTTTTTCTAGGAAAATAG
- a CDS encoding enoyl-CoA hydratase/isomerase family protein has product MTNYEYIQVDQEESIGIIRLNRPKVLNALNRKMVSEIVQSMREMDRNDSVRVIVLYGNGKSFAAGADITEMAQDDSIHLELLNQFAEWDDLAHIKKPIIGAVHGFALGGGFELALVCDLLFASEDAKFGFPEINLAVMPGAGGTQRLTKLMGKTKALEWLWSGEMMTAETAEAWGIINRRYPQEILVEETLKYARNLANKPALSVRFIKEAVYKAVDYSLYEGMQYERKNFSLLFSSDDQKEGMKAFVEKRKPNFKGR; this is encoded by the coding sequence ATGACTAATTATGAATATATTCAGGTAGACCAAGAGGAAAGCATAGGTATTATTCGTTTAAACCGTCCAAAGGTTTTAAATGCGCTAAATCGAAAAATGGTATCTGAGATTGTTCAATCCATGCGAGAAATGGATCGTAATGATAGCGTTCGGGTCATCGTTTTATATGGAAATGGAAAGTCGTTCGCTGCTGGAGCAGATATTACTGAAATGGCTCAAGATGATTCCATCCATCTTGAATTATTAAATCAATTTGCCGAGTGGGATGATCTAGCACATATAAAAAAGCCAATAATCGGTGCCGTTCATGGCTTTGCTTTAGGTGGAGGCTTCGAGTTAGCGCTTGTATGTGATTTGCTATTTGCTTCGGAAGATGCGAAATTCGGCTTTCCAGAAATTAATTTAGCCGTCATGCCAGGTGCTGGTGGAACTCAGCGGCTAACAAAATTAATGGGGAAAACAAAGGCATTAGAATGGCTTTGGTCTGGAGAAATGATGACAGCAGAAACAGCTGAGGCATGGGGAATCATTAATCGCCGCTATCCACAGGAAATATTGGTTGAAGAAACATTGAAATATGCTAGGAATTTAGCAAATAAACCAGCATTGTCTGTTCGATTTATTAAAGAAGCCGTTTATAAAGCTGTTGATTATTCCTTATATGAGGGGATGCAATATGAACGGAAAAATTTCTCACTATTATTCTCTTCCGATGATCAAAAAGAAGGAATGAAGGCATTTGTTGAAAAAAGAAAACCTAATTTCAAAGGGCGCTAG
- a CDS encoding EthD family reductase — translation MYKMIALFKKPEDTASFDDYYFNTHMPLTNKIPGLEKVEITKMSGSSPYYLMCVMYYASKEAFKEASKTPESKASGKDVMEFAGDLVTFMFGEDVND, via the coding sequence ATGTATAAAATGATCGCTTTATTTAAGAAACCAGAGGACACAGCAAGCTTCGATGACTATTATTTCAACACACATATGCCGCTAACGAATAAAATTCCTGGGCTAGAAAAGGTAGAGATAACGAAGATGTCAGGTTCAAGTCCCTATTATTTGATGTGTGTGATGTATTACGCGAGTAAGGAAGCCTTTAAGGAAGCATCTAAAACTCCTGAATCGAAGGCATCGGGAAAAGATGTGATGGAGTTTGCCGGTGACTTAGTTACATTCATGTTTGGTGAAGATGTGAATGACTAA